The Gemella haemolysans genome includes a region encoding these proteins:
- a CDS encoding NUDIX domain-containing protein: protein MSKWDEQILVVNRKELFNNEENHFYGFIEKNDEKTKKIIDTFELYEVKRRGDMEEDPSYKQLIGYVLLKDSNTNDVLVYKRLVGGGEARLHGKASVGIGGHMNEVEGKTIFEMLKINAARELNEEVGVSEEEALNNLHFIGLINDDKTEVGQVHVGVIYECKVDKTKVEVKEDDTLVIKWMSAEEAKSEENYETWSEFLKPIF, encoded by the coding sequence ATGAGCAAGTGGGATGAACAAATTTTAGTTGTAAATAGAAAAGAATTATTTAATAATGAGGAAAATCATTTCTATGGTTTTATAGAAAAAAATGATGAAAAAACAAAAAAAATTATTGATACATTCGAATTATATGAAGTAAAACGTCGTGGAGATATGGAAGAAGATCCAAGTTATAAACAATTAATCGGGTACGTACTATTAAAAGATTCGAATACTAATGATGTATTAGTATATAAACGCCTAGTAGGTGGAGGTGAAGCAAGACTTCACGGTAAAGCTTCTGTTGGTATTGGTGGACATATGAACGAGGTTGAAGGAAAAACAATTTTTGAAATGTTAAAAATCAACGCTGCTAGAGAGTTGAATGAAGAAGTAGGAGTTTCTGAAGAAGAGGCATTAAATAATCTACACTTTATAGGGTTGATAAATGATGATAAAACAGAAGTAGGTCAAGTCCATGTAGGTGTTATCTATGAGTGTAAAGTTGATAAAACTAAAGTGGAAGTAAAAGAAGATGATACACTTGTTATCAAGTGGATGTCAGCAGAAGAAGCAAAATCAGAAGAAAATTATGAGACTTGGTCAGAATTTTTAAAACCAATATTCTAA